Proteins co-encoded in one Thermodesulfobacteriota bacterium genomic window:
- the selD gene encoding selenide, water dikinase SelD yields MSEGRKIKLTSWASCAGUAAKMAPEALMQVLHQLPHVKDGNLLVGIETADDASVYRITDELALVSTVDFFPPIVDDPYTFGQVSAANALSDVYAMGGSPRLAMNIVAFPKALDLDILGEIIKGSMDKLREADTLLVGGHSIEDKEVKYGLSVTGFVDPEKITTNKGAVAGDRLILTKPLGTGVITTALKDGRCAPYDKGDAISRDAIASMKTLNRAASEAMVEAGARACTDVTGFGLLGHAFEMADASGVSFVIRSGEVRLFPEAIELIKKKKNRPKSIESNREFLLNHIEIDSKVDKSLELLLYDPQTSGGLLIAIPGAAADGLMGKLRERGVAASVIGEVVEKVEKKGRTIRVE; encoded by the coding sequence CTGAGCGAAGGGCGTAAGATAAAGCTCACGAGCTGGGCGAGCTGCGCGGGCTGAGCGGCCAAGATGGCCCCCGAGGCCCTGATGCAGGTCCTGCATCAACTGCCGCACGTAAAGGACGGGAACCTGCTTGTAGGCATAGAGACCGCGGACGACGCGAGTGTCTACAGGATAACGGACGAGCTCGCCCTGGTATCCACGGTCGACTTCTTCCCGCCCATCGTGGACGACCCGTACACCTTCGGACAGGTCTCGGCGGCCAACGCCCTGAGCGACGTCTATGCCATGGGCGGCAGCCCGCGCCTGGCCATGAATATCGTAGCTTTTCCGAAGGCCCTCGATCTCGACATACTCGGGGAGATAATAAAGGGCAGCATGGATAAGCTCCGGGAGGCCGATACCCTCCTCGTGGGCGGGCACTCGATAGAGGATAAGGAGGTAAAGTACGGCCTTTCTGTCACGGGCTTTGTGGACCCTGAAAAGATTACGACAAACAAGGGGGCCGTGGCCGGGGACAGGCTGATACTCACAAAGCCGCTCGGCACGGGTGTCATAACGACCGCGCTTAAGGACGGCAGGTGCGCCCCCTATGACAAAGGAGACGCGATTTCCAGGGACGCTATCGCCTCTATGAAAACGCTCAACAGGGCGGCCTCCGAGGCGATGGTCGAGGCCGGGGCGAGGGCGTGTACCGACGTAACTGGCTTTGGGCTCCTGGGGCACGCCTTCGAGATGGCCGATGCCTCGGGCGTCTCCTTTGTCATACGCTCCGGGGAGGTCAGGCTCTTTCCTGAAGCAATTGAGCTTATAAAAAAGAAGAAGAACAGGCCTAAATCGATTGAGTCAAACAGAGAATTCCTCTTGAATCATATAGAGATAGACAGTAAGGTCGATAAATCTCTTGAACTTCTCCTCTACGACCCGCAGACCTCGGGCGGGCTGCTCATCGCCATCCCCGGGGCCGCGGCCGATGGGCTCATGGGCAAGCTGCGAGAGAGGGGAGTGGCGGCCTCGGTCATAGGGGAGGTAGTGGAGAAAGTGGAAAAAAAAGGCCGGACGATAAGGGTGGAGTAG
- a CDS encoding secondary thiamine-phosphate synthase enzyme YjbQ, producing the protein MKSYRKELWFNVPGRRGFINITPDVSGCLEESGVREGLVLVNAMHITASVFINDDEGGLHEDFERWLEGLAPHEPISQYRHNLTGEDNGDAHLKRTVMGREVVVAVTKGKLDFGPWERIFYGEFDGRRKKRVLVKIIGE; encoded by the coding sequence ATGAAAAGTTACCGTAAGGAGTTATGGTTCAACGTACCCGGGAGGAGGGGTTTCATAAATATAACCCCCGATGTGTCCGGGTGCCTCGAGGAGAGCGGCGTCCGGGAGGGGTTGGTGCTCGTTAACGCCATGCACATAACCGCCTCGGTCTTCATAAACGACGACGAGGGGGGGCTCCACGAGGACTTCGAGAGGTGGCTCGAGGGGCTTGCGCCGCACGAGCCGATAAGTCAATACCGCCACAACCTTACGGGCGAGGACAACGGGGACGCGCACCTTAAGCGTACGGTCATGGGCCGCGAGGTGGTCGTGGCCGTAACCAAGGGTAAGCTCGACTTCGGCCCCTGGGAGCGCATATTCTACGGCGAGTTCGACGGAAGGCGCAAGAAGAGGGTGCTCGTAAAGATTATAGGCGAGTAA
- a CDS encoding YdcF family protein yields MNLAGVGRRFLIVFCVAFTVLVLVVMFTPVANYMARPLVVAPKDREADLIVVLGGGVFPNGLLGGGSNERLIHGLLLYKEGRAPKIIFSGGSIIKTSAKILHTITRSEDTSRIDAVEADIMKDISVRLGIPAGDLSVDGDSIHTYGNLAAVKGFMETRGLKSCLIVTSPTHILRSMKVSGKLGLDCYPAPVGDYTPHIRGSTGRLSLMRAVLWEYAALGLYKAYGYI; encoded by the coding sequence ATGAACCTCGCGGGTGTCGGCAGGCGGTTCTTAATAGTCTTCTGCGTGGCCTTTACGGTCCTCGTCCTTGTGGTGATGTTTACACCCGTTGCCAACTACATGGCAAGGCCGCTTGTGGTCGCACCCAAAGATAGGGAGGCCGACTTGATAGTCGTACTCGGCGGCGGGGTCTTCCCTAACGGGCTCCTCGGCGGGGGCTCCAACGAGAGGCTCATCCACGGACTGCTCCTCTATAAGGAAGGCCGCGCCCCGAAGATTATCTTCTCAGGGGGCTCGATAATAAAGACGTCGGCCAAGATACTACATACTATAACCCGGTCCGAGGACACGAGCCGTATAGACGCGGTCGAGGCCGATATCATGAAGGACATATCCGTGAGGCTCGGCATCCCGGCTGGCGACCTCTCGGTCGACGGAGATTCAATCCATACCTACGGCAACCTCGCGGCGGTAAAGGGCTTTATGGAGACCCGGGGGCTTAAGAGCTGTCTTATCGTGACCTCCCCGACGCATATACTGAGGTCCATGAAGGTAAGCGGGAAGCTCGGGCTCGACTGCTACCCGGCGCCCGTTGGGGACTACACCCCGCACATACGGGGCTCCACCGGGAGGCTCTCTCTCATGAGGGCCGTACTGTGGGAGTATGCGGCCCTGGGTCTTTATAAGGCCTACGGCTATATATAG